The Pseudomonas orientalis genome contains a region encoding:
- a CDS encoding biotin-independent malonate decarboxylase subunit beta codes for MTDWLNKHSFVELGARQRAKALLDAGTFRELIDPFQRVMSPWLSRQGVVPQADDGVVIAKGSVAGLPVVIAAIEGNFQGGSLGEVGGAKIAGALELAAEDNRNGIPTRAVLLLETGGVRLQEANLGLAAIADIHAAIVDLRQYQPVIGVVAGSVGCFGGMSIAAGLCSYLVVTREARLGLNGPQVIEQEAGLAEYDSRDRPFIWSLTGGEQRFNSGLADRYVADDVAQIQQTVSALLQQGAPEQQRSRRADFYLARLAELDTTAQIEPATVRALYQGERP; via the coding sequence ATGACTGATTGGCTCAACAAACACAGCTTCGTTGAACTCGGTGCTCGGCAGCGCGCCAAGGCGTTGCTGGATGCCGGCACCTTTCGCGAGCTGATCGACCCGTTTCAACGCGTCATGTCGCCGTGGCTCAGCCGCCAGGGCGTGGTGCCCCAGGCGGATGACGGGGTGGTCATCGCCAAAGGCAGCGTTGCCGGTCTGCCGGTAGTGATTGCCGCCATCGAAGGTAACTTCCAGGGCGGCAGCCTCGGTGAAGTCGGCGGCGCGAAGATCGCCGGAGCGCTGGAACTGGCCGCTGAAGATAACCGCAACGGCATCCCGACCCGCGCCGTGCTGCTGCTGGAAACCGGCGGCGTACGCCTGCAGGAAGCCAACCTGGGTCTGGCCGCCATTGCCGATATCCACGCGGCGATTGTCGACCTGCGCCAGTACCAGCCGGTAATCGGCGTGGTGGCGGGCAGTGTCGGCTGCTTCGGCGGCATGTCCATCGCCGCAGGGTTGTGCAGCTATCTGGTGGTCACCCGTGAAGCGCGCCTGGGCTTGAATGGCCCGCAGGTGATCGAGCAGGAAGCCGGGTTGGCCGAATACGACTCCCGCGACCGGCCGTTTATCTGGAGCCTTACGGGTGGCGAACAGCGCTTCAACAGCGGGTTGGCCGACCGTTATGTGGCCGACGATGTGGCGCAGATCCAGCAGACCGTCAGCGCGCTGTTGCAGCAAGGCGCGCCCGAACAACAGCGTAGCCGCCGCGCTGATTTTTATCTGGCGCGCCTGGCCGAACTGGATACGACAGCGCAAATCGAGCCGGCGACGGTGCGCGCGCTGTATCAGGGAGAACGCCCATGA
- a CDS encoding malonate decarboxylase subunit delta, translating to METLSFEFPAGQPPKGRALVGCVGSGDLEVLLEPGTAGTLTIQVQTSVNGAEQRWQHLFERIFQEQTPPALNIDIHDFGATPGVVRLRLEQGFEEIGHD from the coding sequence ATGGAGACTTTATCCTTTGAATTCCCCGCCGGGCAGCCGCCAAAAGGCCGTGCGCTGGTGGGGTGCGTCGGCTCCGGCGACCTTGAAGTGCTGCTGGAACCGGGCACCGCCGGCACGCTTACCATCCAGGTACAGACCTCGGTGAACGGCGCCGAGCAACGTTGGCAGCACCTGTTCGAACGCATTTTCCAGGAGCAGACGCCGCCGGCCCTGAACATTGATATCCACGATTTTGGCGCCACGCCCGGTGTGGTGCGTTTGCGCCTGGAGCAAGGCTTCGAGGAGATCGGCCATGACTGA
- a CDS encoding triphosphoribosyl-dephospho-CoA synthase, which yields MRALKLHEVSLADRLADRAVDALIDEADLSPKPALVDRRGNGAHTDLHLGLMHASALSLWPMFKEMAEAALEFGEVGVPLREALGRIGREGEQAMLITTHGVNTHRGAIWALGLLTAAAALQPRTVTLTAAKLALLDDRFAPQPLSHGAQVAQRYGARGARQEAQLGFPSVMQRGLPQLHKSRQQNAGEQNARLDALLAIMTELADTCVLYRAGYDGLTAMQQGAQAVLDAGGSATLAGRRQLHALDQQLLALNASPGGAADLLAACLFIDRLDGAL from the coding sequence ATGCGCGCCCTCAAACTGCATGAAGTGAGCCTGGCCGATCGCCTGGCGGATAGGGCGGTCGATGCGCTGATCGATGAAGCCGATCTCTCACCCAAACCCGCATTGGTGGACCGGCGCGGCAACGGCGCTCACACCGATTTGCACCTGGGCCTGATGCACGCCTCGGCGCTGTCGTTGTGGCCGATGTTCAAGGAAATGGCCGAGGCCGCCCTTGAGTTCGGTGAAGTCGGTGTGCCCCTGCGTGAAGCGCTCGGCCGTATAGGTCGTGAGGGCGAGCAAGCGATGCTCATCACCACCCACGGCGTAAATACCCATCGCGGCGCGATCTGGGCCCTTGGCTTGCTCACCGCAGCAGCGGCCCTGCAACCACGAACCGTAACCCTGACCGCAGCCAAACTGGCTCTGCTCGATGATCGCTTCGCCCCGCAACCCCTGAGCCACGGCGCCCAGGTCGCCCAACGCTACGGCGCACGCGGTGCCCGCCAAGAAGCACAGTTGGGCTTCCCTTCGGTGATGCAACGCGGCCTGCCGCAACTGCACAAGAGCCGCCAGCAAAACGCCGGAGAACAGAACGCCCGCCTGGACGCCTTGCTCGCGATCATGACCGAGCTGGCCGACACCTGCGTGCTCTACCGCGCAGGCTACGACGGCCTGACTGCCATGCAACAGGGCGCCCAGGCCGTGCTTGACGCCGGCGGCAGCGCAACCCTCGCCGGTCGCCGCCAGTTGCACGCGCTGGACCAACAACTGCTGGCCCTGAATGCCTCCCCCGGCGGCGCCGCCGACCTGTTGGCCGCCTGCCTGTTTATCGACCGCCTCGACGGAGCGTTGTGA
- the mdcA gene encoding malonate decarboxylase subunit alpha: MTTTITPDSRWTRRRDEKQRRLGLVKQYADGAVLPSDKIVEALEALILPGDRVVLEGNNQKQADFLSRSLAKADPAKLHDLHMIMPSVGRSEHLDLFEKGIARKLDFSFAGTQSLRISQLLEDGLLEIGAIHTYIELYARLVVDLIPNVVLSAGFMADRAGNIYTGASTEDTPALIEPAAFSDGIVIVQVNQLVDDVTDLPRVDIPASWVDFVVVADKPFYIEPLFTRDPRHIKPVHVLMAMMAIRGIYEKHNVQSLNHGIGFNTAAIELILPTYGESLGLKGKICRNWTLNPHPTLIPAIESGWVQSVHCFGTELGMENYIAARPDVFFTGRDGSMRSNRMFCQLAGQYAVDLFIGATLQVDGDGHSSTVTRGRLAGFGGAPNMGHDPRGRRHGTPAWLDMRHDDAPEALLERGKKLVVQMVETFQEGGKPTFVDTLDAVEVARKSGMPLAPIMIYGDDVTHLLTEEGIAYLYKARSLEERQAMIAAVAGVTAIGMRHNPKDTARMRREGLIALPEDLGIRRTDATRELLAAKSVADLVDWSGGLYNPPAKFRSW, from the coding sequence ATGACAACAACCATCACCCCCGACTCGCGCTGGACGCGGCGGCGCGACGAGAAGCAGCGGCGGCTCGGGCTGGTCAAACAGTATGCAGACGGGGCGGTGTTGCCCAGTGACAAGATCGTCGAGGCCCTTGAAGCCTTGATCCTTCCCGGCGACCGTGTGGTACTGGAGGGCAACAACCAGAAGCAGGCCGACTTCCTCTCGCGCTCCCTGGCCAAGGCCGACCCGGCCAAGCTCCACGATTTGCACATGATCATGCCCAGCGTCGGGCGTTCCGAGCACCTGGACCTGTTTGAAAAAGGCATCGCACGCAAGCTGGATTTCTCCTTTGCCGGCACCCAATCCCTGCGCATCAGCCAGTTGCTCGAAGACGGCCTGCTGGAAATCGGCGCGATCCATACCTACATCGAACTCTATGCGCGCCTGGTGGTGGACCTGATTCCCAACGTGGTGCTTTCGGCCGGCTTCATGGCCGACCGCGCCGGCAACATCTACACCGGCGCCAGCACCGAAGACACCCCCGCGCTGATCGAACCCGCTGCCTTCAGCGATGGCATCGTGATCGTGCAGGTCAACCAATTGGTGGACGACGTCACCGACTTGCCGCGCGTGGACATCCCCGCCAGTTGGGTGGATTTCGTGGTGGTGGCCGACAAGCCGTTCTATATCGAGCCGCTGTTCACCCGTGATCCGCGTCACATCAAGCCGGTACACGTGCTGATGGCGATGATGGCGATCCGTGGCATCTACGAAAAACACAATGTGCAGTCGCTCAACCACGGTATCGGCTTCAACACCGCCGCCATCGAACTGATCCTGCCCACCTACGGCGAATCCCTGGGCCTGAAGGGCAAGATCTGCCGCAACTGGACCCTCAACCCGCACCCCACGCTGATCCCGGCGATTGAAAGCGGCTGGGTGCAAAGCGTGCATTGCTTCGGCACTGAACTGGGCATGGAAAACTACATCGCCGCACGCCCGGATGTGTTCTTCACCGGCCGCGACGGCTCGATGCGCTCCAACCGCATGTTCTGCCAACTGGCCGGCCAGTACGCCGTGGACCTGTTTATCGGCGCCACCCTGCAAGTGGACGGCGACGGCCATTCCAGCACCGTGACCCGTGGCCGCCTCGCCGGTTTCGGCGGCGCGCCGAACATGGGCCACGACCCACGCGGTCGCCGCCACGGCACACCGGCCTGGCTGGACATGCGCCACGATGATGCGCCCGAAGCCTTGCTCGAACGCGGCAAAAAACTCGTCGTGCAAATGGTCGAGACCTTCCAGGAAGGCGGCAAACCGACCTTCGTCGACACCCTCGACGCGGTGGAAGTGGCGCGCAAAAGCGGCATGCCCCTGGCGCCAATCATGATCTACGGCGACGACGTCACCCACCTGCTCACCGAAGAAGGCATCGCCTACCTGTACAAGGCGCGCTCCCTGGAAGAACGCCAGGCAATGATCGCTGCCGTCGCCGGGGTCACCGCCATCGGTATGCGCCACAACCCCAAGGACACCGCCCGCATGCGCCGCGAAGGCTTGATTGCGCTGCCCGAAGACCTGGGCATTCGTCGCACCGACGCCACCCGCGAGCTGTTGGCCGCCAAGAGCGTGGCGGACCTGGTGGACTGGTCCGGCGGCCTGTACAACCCACCCGCCAAATTCAGGAGCTGGTAG
- a CDS encoding DUF6124 family protein, producing the protein MIKPTPNPPLFTVNPHQNTETLLVNASETLSSLNALTCTLAFDLDTSQRAIMLGIQQMAELGQLLVDRALEQVSPSPEF; encoded by the coding sequence ATGATCAAACCTACCCCCAATCCACCCCTCTTCACCGTAAACCCTCACCAAAACACCGAAACCCTGCTGGTCAACGCCAGCGAAACCCTGTCCTCCCTCAACGCGCTTACCTGCACCCTGGCCTTCGATCTGGACACCTCCCAGCGCGCCATCATGCTTGGAATTCAGCAGATGGCAGAGTTGGGGCAGTTGCTGGTCGATAGAGCGCTGGAGCAAGTCAGTCCTTCGCCGGAATTTTAA
- a CDS encoding chemotaxis protein CheW — protein MLDHRASQLTGLLLPLADRHLILPNVAVAELIDFQRGEPASDAPPWYLREVTWRDRHIPLISFEAVCGEASVTGERSRIVVLNTLGGRPTLKFIAVVIQGIPRSYKLDSELSYVDVPLCPLELAAVQVGEHVAKVPDLMGLEALLAESGLA, from the coding sequence ATGCTTGACCACCGCGCGAGCCAACTCACCGGGCTGTTGCTGCCGTTGGCTGATCGTCACCTGATCCTGCCGAATGTCGCGGTGGCCGAACTGATCGACTTCCAGCGCGGCGAACCGGCCAGCGATGCACCGCCGTGGTACCTGCGCGAAGTCACCTGGCGGGATCGGCACATACCCTTGATCAGCTTCGAAGCCGTGTGCGGCGAAGCCAGCGTGACCGGCGAACGCTCCAGGATCGTGGTGTTGAACACCTTGGGCGGGCGGCCGACGCTTAAGTTCATCGCAGTGGTGATCCAGGGCATTCCGCGCTCGTACAAACTCGACAGCGAATTGAGCTACGTGGACGTACCGCTGTGCCCGCTGGAACTGGCGGCGGTGCAGGTGGGCGAGCATGTGGCGAAGGTGCCGGACCTGATGGGGCTTGAAGCGCTGCTGGCCGAGTCCGGCCTGGCTTGA